The sequence below is a genomic window from Bacteroidales bacterium.
GCACAATTAATAAGTTCATATTATCCAACATTAGGAGGAGCTGAAATATGTATCCATAATATTTCAGAGAAGCTTACGGAAAATGGGTATGAAGTAATTATTTTTACTAATGCTGGAAATAATGTTGTTACTCCTCCAGTGAAATATAAAATTGTATATATACCAAGAATGGTCAGTAGACTTCTTAAGCATTTACCCTTTATTGGGGAAAAGTATTTCCATTATATATTGAAAAAATTGCAAAAGAAATATCAATTTGATCTTTGGCAAGTTACATTTGGTTATAGATTCGGAGTTTATGCTGTAGATTTTTTTAATAAAAATAATATTCCATGTATACTTCGCTGTACAGGTGGTGATCTTAATAAATTTCCTGAAATAAATTATGGTCATAGATTAAAGCCTAAGATTGAAAAATTGGTAAGAAAAAAATATCCGCTTTATAATGGGCTTGTTGCATTGACAGCAAGTGTAGAAAAAGAATATCTGGGCTTAGGTATAATGAAAGAAAAAATTAAAATAATACCTAATGGAGTACATTTTAAAGAATTCGAGAAAATTCCACGAAGTAATATTATCCGTGAGCGTTTCGGCGCTAAAGAGAACACAAATTTGCTGTTAACGGTTGGAAGGCATAATTCTACAAAAGGATATAATCTTATTCCGAAAATTGCAAAGAATTTGATACAAAATGGAATTGATTTTATTTGGCTTATTGTCGGTAGAGGACATGGGGGGTTTGATGAAAAATACCCAAATGCAAAAGAATTAGGGATTTATACTTTTGAAGCAGAGCTTTCGATAAGTGAAGATGCTTTTTCTCTTCCTTCAAAATCTTTGATAGAGTTATATAAATCAGCAGATATTTTTGTTTTTCCAACACTATTAGAAACATTTGGGATGGTTTTAGTAGAGGCTATGGCTGCAGGGCTACCAATAATTACTACTGATGCCCCTGGAGTAAGAGATGTCGTTGAGCATGGTAAAACTGGCCTTATGGTACCAGTAAATAATGCGAACAAAATGGCAGAAGAAATTATTAAAATAATTCAAAATAAAACATTGAAAGAAACTCTTAGACAAAATTCACTTGATATTTCCGAACATTTTTATGATTGGGGAATAGTTGCAAATAAATACGTAACTTTTTATGAATCAGTTATCAAACAACTAAAATGATAAATATAGGTGCAATATTAGCCTGGATAGCATACTTCTTTATCGGCATAAGATTAATTAGATTTCTTTTTCCCGATACACGAAACAAGAAAAAAATGTTTATAAGAGCCTATTTGATCGCTTCTGCTTTTGTAATAATTTATCACTTATTAGGTATTTATTTGGAAGTATCAAGCTGGTCTGAGAGAGGTTATACGCCCCTACCCGGTATATTTACGATTGACGGATTGAGTTATCATAATAATGGAAAATATTTAGCAAGTAATATATTTAGCATTACTAAAGTTCCTGATTTTAGTGGATGGACTGTTGCCTGGGATTTTATTATCGGAATAAATTATGCCATATTTGGTGTTAATACTTTAGTTCCAAAAATATTTAGTGTATTTGTTTTTTCCTTGGCGGCTATTGGATTCAGTGAATTAGGTTATACAATAAGTTCTAATCCTAAAGTAGCTAAAAAAAGTTATTATTTATTTATTTTCTTTTTACCACTTCTATATTATTGCGCAACATTATTGAGAGAGCCGTTATTAAATTTTTTGATAGTAATGATTATTTATTCATACCTAATGTTCGATAGACATGAAAACAGGAAATGGTTTGTTTTAACAATTAGTTTTTCTATAATATTATTTTTTACACGTTTAGAGTATTTTCTGATATTAATAAGTGCTATTGGATTAGTTTTTATAATCAATAGAAAAATATCACAAACAAAAAAAATAATTTATGCCTTTATGGGGGTACTTATAATTATTTCTGTTATTTTTTCCCCTTTATCAAGGCAATTAGGATTAATTAGTTCAATATCCGGGGCTGGTGGCGAAACAACCCGTACAAGAGCAATTGCTATAAGCCAAGACGAAAAAATCACCACTAGCGGTGGCTATGGGGATATTCCTATAATAATATTAGATCATCCCTTATCATTCGCTAAATTATTTATTTATAGTAGTATAGAGTATTTTTTAAGTCCATTGCCAAATAAATGGATGGAACCTGAATGTTATAGACGGTTAGGTCAAACTTTTTTTTTCTCCTTGTTTAATGTTTATTTTTACTTATTATTGCCAGCAACTTATTTTGGTATTTATTATAAAATAAAAAAAAGAAAATTAATCAAATTAGATACTGCTATATTATTTGTTATAATTTCAAATATTATATCGCTAGCTTTGATTTTGAGATCTGGTAGATATAGTATTCCCATATTTCCGTTTATCTTATTATATAGTGTTTATGGTTTAAGTATTTCTAAAATATGGAAAAAACACATTCCCTTTATAGCTCTATTGGCTTTGGGGGGAATTGTGTTTTTTACTTTAATTTTTGATGTGAGTAAAATTATACAATAAAATATAAATAACAAGCATACAAGGTTATATTTTAATCAAAGAATTCCCTTAGGCTTGCCTCGGTGTTACCTTATAAAAGGAAGAGTTTATGAAACCTTGTTGTCTCATTTAAGAATATTACCGATAAGATACCCCGATACTTGCATCGGGGAGGTTCATTATGAAAATTAAAGTTATTATTAGAGGAATAATAAAAAGGAGGAAAGTATGACAGAAAAAAATTACACAGACGAAAATGGTGAATATTTAAAAAACAATCCTAATTTGCATGTTGAAGATTCTCCTTGGAAAGCAAAACAAATTATTAAAATGTTAAACCGGAATACAATAAACCCAAAATCTATTGCAGAAATAGGCTGTGGTGCTGGTGAAATTCTTAATCAATTATATCTATCAATGTCCAAGGATGTAAGTTTTACTGGATATGATATTTCAAGTGATATTATAAATTTTGCAAAGCAAAGAGAAAAAGACAGATTAGAATTTAAATATGAGAATTTTTTGGAAACAAATGCAAGGATTGATTTATTGCTCATGATAGATGTTTTTGAGCATGTTGATGATTATTTAGGATTTTTGAAATTATGTATAAACAAAGCGAAAAATATGATATTTCATATTCCGTTGGATATTTCGGTTCAGGCGATATTGAGAAATAAATTAATATCTGAACGAAAATCTGTTGGTCATTTGCATTATTTTATGAAAGAAACAGCAATTGCAACATTGGTTGATTCTGGATATGACATTGTAGATTTCTTTTATACAGCTGGTTCATTGGATTTACCAAGAAAGACACTGAAATCAAAAATTGCTGTTTTACCAAGAAAATTAATGTATAATATAAATAAAGATATTGCAGCAAAAATATTAGGGGGATTTTCATTATTAGTTCTAACAAAATAAGAATTACAGCACACAATAAAAGGCTCATAAGCAATGCGAGCTGAAGTAGTAAATTGAAAAACATGAACATAAAATAAACATCGGAGCAGGTTGTAAGATTGGTGCAATAAATGAACAAAAAAACTAACCGAAAAAGAAATGTATTTTTGGTAGTATCCATTAAACTATGTAAACCTATTTTAGGACAAGTCAGTTCTGTTGGTACTGGAAAATAAATAAAAGACTTGAATTTAATAGAGGAACAAAACCTATTATTAAAAAAGATATTTATCCAATTAGGTGGAGATTATACAGAACTATATAAAATTGATACAGAATACCGTTGTCCTTATTGTGGATATCCGATCGATAAAAGTTATGTAAAATGCCCCTATTGTTGGTTGAAATTGCAAGACATCATAAAATTATTCAGTAAATTTGGTTAAAAGTTTTCCAAATTCTACTTTGAAAATTTTCAGCTCATGTGTTCACTTACATACATTTTGAACGCTAAAAAGATGTTATTTTTTGTTAAAAAAAGGAATTTGTTACTTGGCTTGAAGTTCTTTACATGCGTGTAAGGATTGGAAGATAATCTTTTTTAAATTGTTTTAATGAAATAATAATATTAGGATCAATACTAATTAGGCGTTCAAAAACTAATAATTCTCAAGTTATTTTTATAATAAATTTTGATTAAAAATAGAAATTTAAAACAACTATTATAAAAAAATTTACATTAACAACATTATTATTAACAATGGCAATTGCAATAATTGCTCAGGATTTTGAGATTCAGCGATATGATGGTATTACACACACGGGTACAGATTTATTCATAATTAAAAGTATTCTTGGTAAACCTATTTTATTTGCCTCTTTTACTAAAAGATTTATGAATGAAAAGATTTACGAAACAACTTCTTATGTATTAATTCAACTTCCATATAAAAACAATAAAGCTAAATCTGTAAATAAAAATCTTTTTAAAAAAATGAGTTTATTCAGGAGGATTTAGAAATATCAAGTTGTTTTATAATTGCAAAAAAACTGATTTAATGAAAATCCTCTTCTTCATAGAAAGTTTGCATTCCGGCGGTAAAGAACGCCGTTTAGTTGAACTAATTAAAGGTTTACAGCAATACCCCGATATAAAATGTGAATTGGTTTTAACTAAGAAAAATATTCACTACAGGGATATTTTCGATACAGGTATTAAAATTCATTACATTGTAAGAAAATATATTAAGAAAAATCCTAAATTGTTTTTCCTGTTTTATAAAATTTGCAAAAAATATAACCCAGATATAATTCATGTTTGGGGTAATATGGTCGCAATTTATTCTATACCGGCAAAATTGTTTTTAAAAATTCCTATGATAAATAATCAAATTATGGATGCACCAAAAAAAAATATAATTAAAAAGGGGCTATTAAGCTATAAAATTATTTTTCCATTTTCAGATTTAATTATTTCTAATAGTAAAGCCGGTCTAAAATCTTATAATGCTCCTAAAACAAAAAGTAGAGTAATCTATAATGGCTTCAATTTTGATCGTATAAAAAATCTTATAGGTCCCTCTGAGATAAGAAGAGAATTTAATATTACAACAAAATATGTAATTTGCATGGTTGCTTCTTTCTCTGATAAAAAAGATTATTACACATACATAAAAGCAGCTATTTCAATATTAGATAAGAGAAGAAATGTAACTTTTCTATGTAT
It includes:
- a CDS encoding glycosyltransferase family 4 protein; the encoded protein is MKIAQLISSYYPTLGGAEICIHNISEKLTENGYEVIIFTNAGNNVVTPPVKYKIVYIPRMVSRLLKHLPFIGEKYFHYILKKLQKKYQFDLWQVTFGYRFGVYAVDFFNKNNIPCILRCTGGDLNKFPEINYGHRLKPKIEKLVRKKYPLYNGLVALTASVEKEYLGLGIMKEKIKIIPNGVHFKEFEKIPRSNIIRERFGAKENTNLLLTVGRHNSTKGYNLIPKIAKNLIQNGIDFIWLIVGRGHGGFDEKYPNAKELGIYTFEAELSISEDAFSLPSKSLIELYKSADIFVFPTLLETFGMVLVEAMAAGLPIITTDAPGVRDVVEHGKTGLMVPVNNANKMAEEIIKIIQNKTLKETLRQNSLDISEHFYDWGIVANKYVTFYESVIKQLK
- a CDS encoding class I SAM-dependent methyltransferase, which translates into the protein MTEKNYTDENGEYLKNNPNLHVEDSPWKAKQIIKMLNRNTINPKSIAEIGCGAGEILNQLYLSMSKDVSFTGYDISSDIINFAKQREKDRLEFKYENFLETNARIDLLLMIDVFEHVDDYLGFLKLCINKAKNMIFHIPLDISVQAILRNKLISERKSVGHLHYFMKETAIATLVDSGYDIVDFFYTAGSLDLPRKTLKSKIAVLPRKLMYNINKDIAAKILGGFSLLVLTK
- a CDS encoding glycosyltransferase, which translates into the protein MKILFFIESLHSGGKERRLVELIKGLQQYPDIKCELVLTKKNIHYRDIFDTGIKIHYIVRKYIKKNPKLFFLFYKICKKYNPDIIHVWGNMVAIYSIPAKLFLKIPMINNQIMDAPKKNIIKKGLLSYKIIFPFSDLIISNSKAGLKSYNAPKTKSRVIYNGFNFDRIKNLIGPSEIRREFNITTKYVICMVASFSDKKDYYTYIKAAISILDKRRNVTFLCIGAGNDSFYRKLVKPEYTENIKFLGRQENAESIMNICDIGILTTNPDNHGEGISNALMEFMALGKPVIATDGGGTKELIMYNENGFLISPKSPTVLAEKIIMLLDDSKQRNILGERGREIIRSKFNIEKMTESFVDVYKNVLRNKMKKKWRN